A window of the Butyricimonas virosa genome harbors these coding sequences:
- a CDS encoding ABC transporter ATP-binding protein: MANKIVEVKHLSHRYSVDWAIKDINFEISTKGVFGLLGSNGAGKSTTMNIICNVLTQIEGDVFINGVDLRKDPITAKKFIGFLPQKAPLHTDMTVDEYLYHCADIRLMPKSEIPVAVERAKAKCGIAHFSKRVISNLSGGYQQRVGIAQSIIHDPMFVILDEPTNGLDPNQIIEIRRLIREIAEERAVLISTHILPEVQAACDYIMMIEHGNMVFKGSIEEFNNYMDPSVLLVIMHNAPEGDSELLKIEGMERVERLTRTRFRLHFKGDDSIVSRVVNEAVRNNWHLREISLEKESLDKVFAKLSGKF, encoded by the coding sequence ATGGCAAATAAAATAGTTGAAGTAAAGCATCTTTCCCATCGTTATAGTGTGGATTGGGCAATTAAGGATATTAATTTTGAGATTAGTACAAAAGGGGTGTTCGGACTGTTAGGCTCTAATGGTGCGGGAAAGTCAACCACGATGAATATTATTTGTAACGTGTTGACCCAGATAGAAGGAGACGTTTTTATTAACGGTGTGGATTTACGAAAAGATCCTATAACAGCTAAAAAGTTTATCGGATTTTTACCTCAAAAGGCTCCTTTGCATACGGATATGACGGTGGATGAGTACCTGTATCATTGTGCTGACATTCGTTTAATGCCAAAATCAGAGATTCCTGTTGCCGTGGAACGGGCAAAGGCAAAGTGTGGTATTGCTCATTTTAGCAAACGAGTTATTAGTAATCTTTCCGGGGGATATCAGCAACGGGTCGGGATTGCCCAGTCGATCATTCATGATCCGATGTTTGTTATTTTGGATGAACCCACGAATGGACTGGATCCAAACCAGATTATCGAGATTCGACGATTGATCCGGGAGATTGCCGAAGAACGTGCCGTGTTAATATCCACGCATATTTTGCCTGAGGTACAAGCCGCTTGTGATTATATCATGATGATCGAGCATGGAAATATGGTGTTTAAGGGGTCTATTGAAGAGTTTAATAATTACATGGATCCGAGTGTACTGTTGGTTATAATGCATAATGCCCCGGAGGGGGATAGCGAGTTGCTGAAAATAGAGGGAATGGAAAGGGTTGAACGTTTGACTCGTACTCGTTTCCGTCTTCATTTTAAAGGGGATGATAGTATCGTGAGTCGTGTTGTTAATGAAGCAGTTCGTAATAATTGGCATTTACGGGAGATTTCTTTAGAGAAAGAATCTTTGGATAAGGTATTTGCCAAGTTGTCAGGTAAATTTTAA